Sequence from the Phragmites australis chromosome 6, lpPhrAust1.1, whole genome shotgun sequence genome:
AGTTCATTTATACATGAATCGTCTCAGAAGAATAGAAGGGGCAGATGAACTAGCATATTATTTGTTTCTCTTGTTGCTTACGATCTTGAATTTGTCCACGGTTCCAGAGAGGAAACCCCTTGATGTATCCATATCATTCCCCTGAATCAGGCATGATGGTAAGTATAGTAGACTGAGATCTTACAAGGAAGAAAAGGTTAGCAAGATAAATATAAAATACCATTCGGTCTAGCATACGGTTATGAGTATCCACCTCTTCATGGATATCACCTGACAACTACAGAAGGTAAAAGAACTTCAGTACTCAACAAATATAATTGTCTAGAGACCTCAAGAAATTGACAAATGGGGGAAATATTCCCATAACTGTAACAATTAAAACAAGCTCAAAGTAGTCAATGGAAAGGCTGCTAGAATATTCATAAATTTAAGCAAAGCGCCCTAAGTTCCGGAAGCGACTGCTACTCATCTTATTTGTTAATTTGGGGTGGCCCAACTATTAGAAATTTCTAGTTTCTAGAGCTGGGCATGTCTACACTGAGATTAGACAGCAAAACTCAGAGAGACAAGGCCCACAGTTACATCAAAATTATGTCACGTCCTATGTAAAAAATTCTTCACACTTTCCATTTTGCGGGCTACTTCCACTGCTTTCAAGCcacaaaaatactaaaaaatccTTCTACATTTCATCTGGTTGCTAACTTCTAAAGAGAGCTAAACCCGGTAGAGCTAAATGCATCCCTCACTTAAAAAGAAAATTTGATAGCATTAATGTTGCCACTGATATGCCATCACAAGGCCCATCAGATTAGTCAGATTCCTTCTTGGCCAAATTTAAGTGGAAAAATTACAGcattaaaaaaactagtttATTATCTTATCTATGGAACACAGCTTAAACAGGTACACCTAATAAAAATGAATTGTAAACACTACAATTCATTTACATAACAAAACAATGAACATCGAACATTAAGAAATTTGATTATTAAGTAGCACAATACCCGCTTAAGAATGCTGACACGATCCTGCAATCCATCAATAGCTCGATCATTTTCTTGCTCATCTATCTCATGTGAAGAATAGGATGTTGCTCGGATTCCACCCTCCTCAATGCCATCAAAGAGAGAAGTTCTGGCGCTACGGTAGCTGCTAAAAGTGCAGAAAATAACCACAAAAAGTCAGCACAGAATTGAAAGATGTATATCGAGGAATGATATGCAAAGAAAAAAGGACTCAGAATATGCACGTCAGCACATGCAAACTAAACTAAAGTACTCATATGAATACTAAATCTTGTCACAAAGGAGCATTTAAAATAGGATGTATGAATAAAAATGGGATTCCACATGGAAATATGGAATACAAACCTAAGTCCTAGCAAAGGATTCACAAATATGTAGAAGTACGAAGGGACTAACATTTCTATGTTTTCAAGTTCACAAATTCAATGATTATGAGTACATGATCACCTAGGCACGTCTACCAAGTGGATGAAGAAACACAGACAACATTATGCATTTGATAAAGAAGCTGAGCAAATACGTTGAAACAATCCAAACTATAAATTGCATATTAAATAAGTTGAAACAAATATGTTGCCCTAAAGGTTCATACCACTGATTCTATCTCTAACTTTGACAGAGCTCAACTCAGCTCTACAATATTCAATATCACAATGCGCTGCTCGCTCgtagttaaaaaatatatctaacCCATAAGCGGACACAAGGAACTCACATGCTCTGATATGGACCAATAAATAACAGTTCTTCTAGACCCATAGCATGAAGCAAGTAAAAAAATCATTGTCTGCCGAAATGCTGCGGTACAACATAAAACTACTATAAACCAGTGATAGAATGAGAAAAGGCAGCGCGATAAGCACTAGGCATTGCCATAAGCAGTTCGTATTAGCCCATTTAACAATTTGCATTTGCAGTCAGTTAACCACAGACCATTCCTAGATGGTCTGGAAACTGATGCTCAAGTAAGAATATCGTCGCAGAAGTcaccattaaaaaaaaactttagaaaGCAAGACTTGATGGTTGCCACAGCTTATCCGACAAACCTAACTCCGAAAATTTCAACTTTGGAATTAAGTTATATCGCTCCAACAGGCCCTTTTTATTACCTTTCATTATTGGATTCTTTGTAAAGATGCATTGTTAGGCACATCTAAGAAGCTGGAGAGCTTGATATACAGAGAGACTGAAAGAAGGCTCAAGAGAAGGTTGTGGCCATGAGGCAGTGAGAATCTACCAGGACACCTAGTGCTTTGATCACCTTATATTCATCTCTAAAGCAAGATATCATTCAACTTCTTCGTTCTTCCTAAAAAGACTGGTGAAGTATTACCTACACACACTACCACAACCATTTAGGAATTTAGCAAGAAATTTCAAGCTGTCATAGCCCATAAATATCAGCAGGCAGAAATGAACAGAAGGTAGCTTTAGAATAGTAGCTCTCAAAGTCCAAGATACAAATTCATTGGTCTGATGGGATAGATAAGCAAAGTAACCACCATCCATGTTTAATAAACCTAAATTCATCACCCTCAAGCAATCAGATAAATGAGCTTCCACATGATAATTTGACGATAATGACAGACATAGAGCACCCCGACAAATTTAATGGAGCTGGAGAAATGAAACGGTCCTATACAAGAATCGGTTGAACTACACAACAGCACTAATCATTCATCTTAATCCTAACAAACGGAGTGTACCGATCGCACTAATGGCATGCCGTTATACCCTACAGCACTGTACCAAAACGCGAGTGACCCCTCCAGTTAGCCAGCTACATTCAGTCCTATAAACAAATCGCTAGCGCTCAACAACCCTAAATCGGATTAGCGTATTAAATCCAAAGATCTAAATAAGAAGCAGGCGCAGAATCTTACCCCCTCGGGTTCATGGCGCTCGCCTCGATCCGAATCGTCTCCCCTGCCAGCACGAATCAAACACAAAACCGATCAGAAACAAATCACCGTCAAAAACACGAAAACATCGAGTGAAAATCCGCAGAGAGACGAACGATTTCGCGGATCTGGGGAGAAATCCAACGAGCTTACCTCTAGATTCGCGTCGGATCGGCGCGGATTTGGGATTCGCAGCG
This genomic interval carries:
- the LOC133920895 gene encoding bet1-like SNARE 1-1 isoform X1 encodes the protein MNPRGSYRSARTSLFDGIEEGGIRATSYSSHEIDEQENDRAIDGLQDRVSILKRLSGDIHEEVDTHNRMLDRMGNDMDTSRGFLSGTVDKFKIVFETKSSRRMGTLVASFIALFLLVYYLTR
- the LOC133920895 gene encoding bet1-like SNARE 1-1 isoform X2, producing the protein MNPRGYRSARTSLFDGIEEGGIRATSYSSHEIDEQENDRAIDGLQDRVSILKRLSGDIHEEVDTHNRMLDRMGNDMDTSRGFLSGTVDKFKIVFETKSSRRMGTLVASFIALFLLVYYLTR